A region from the Manihot esculenta cultivar AM560-2 chromosome 13, M.esculenta_v8, whole genome shotgun sequence genome encodes:
- the LOC110629377 gene encoding expansin-B3 → MQHLSSSRLLGFFVMVFFKCLVVSGQVPHRVADLHWHPATATWYGSPEGDGSDGGACGYGSLVDVRPLRARVGAVSPILFKNGEGCGACYKVKCLDKSICSRRAVTIIVTDECPGGYCSNGRVHFDLSGAAFGRMAITGENGQLRNRGELPVVYRRTPCKYPGKNIAFHVNEGSTDYWLSLLVEFEDGDGDVGSMHIREEGGSEWLEMNHIWGANWCIVRGPLKGPFSVKLTTLSTGRTLSARDVIPRNWSPKATYTSRLNFYS, encoded by the exons ATGCAGCACCTCAGCTCCAGCCGGCTTTTGGGTTTCTTCGTTATGGTGTTCTTTAAGTGCTTGGTGGTCTCCGGGCAAGTTCCCCACCGTGTAGCCGACCTACATTGGCATCCAGCTACCGCCACCTGGTACGGCAGCCCCGAGGGCGACGGCAGTGACG GAGGGGCATGTGGGTATGGGTCACTGGTGGACGTGAGGCCGCTGAGGGCCAGAGTTGGTGCAGTGAGCCCAATACTGTTCAAGAATGGAGAAGGTTGCGGCGCATGTTACAAAGTGAAGTGCCTAGACAAGAGCATATGCTCAAGAAGAGCTGTGACCATAATTGTAACAGATGAGTGCCCAGGTGGGTACTGCTCCAATGGACGCGTCCACTTTGACCTCAGCGGTGCAGCCTTTGGTCGCATGGCTATCACCGGTGAGAATGGCCagctgaggaaccgaggagagcTCCCCGTTGTTTACCGCCG GACTCCATGTAAATATCCAGGGAAGAACATTGCCTTCCATGTAAATGAAGGTTCAACAGATTATTGGCTATCTCTTCTAGTGGAATTTGAGGATGGTGATGGTGATGTTGGATCCATGCATATAAGAGAA GAAGGTGGCAGTGAGTGGCTAGAGATGAATCATATATGGGGAGCAAATTGGTGTATTGTTAGGGGACCTTTAAAGGGACCATTCTCAGTGAAGCTAACAACACTTTCAACAGGAAGAACACTTTCTGCGAGAGATGTTATTCCAAGAAACTGGTCTCCAAAGGCCACCTATACCTCTCGCCTCAATTTCTACTCCTAA
- the LOC110630532 gene encoding lanC-like protein GCL2: MADRFFPNVMPDFVKEEAEAASTQQPQEEGTSVGDSLMHLLSMPYSSLSQRFQRAALDLKETIVVETWGLSGQSVQDFTLYSGKLGTAFVLFRSYQVTNNKNDLFLCLQIIKACDSASLASRDVTFICGRAGVSALGAVAANHANDAALQNYYLNQFGEVKLSKHHPNELLYGRSGYLWACLFLNKHIGEGTIPHTTIRSVVGEIIKNGRSLAKRGGPPLMYEWYGERYWGAAHGLAGIMHVLMDVELKQDEVEDVKASLMYMIKNRFPSGNYPASEEDRKRDVLVHWCHGAPGIALTLVKAAKVFREREFLQAAVDAAEVVWNRGLLKRIGICHGISGNAYVFLSLYQMTGNIEFLYRAKAFACFLLDRGHKLISAGEMHGGDSPYSLFEGNGGMANLFLDMIDPSGARFPAYEL; this comes from the exons ATGGCTGATCGATTCTTTCCGAACGTAATGCCAGACTTTGTGaaggaagaagcagaagcagctTCAACCCAACAACCACAAGAAGAAGGGACTAGTGTTGGAGATTCTCTTATGCATCTGCTCTCCATGCCTTACTCTTCTCTCTCCCAGCGATTTCAACGTGCTGCCTTGGATCTCAAAGAAACT ATAGTGGTGGAGACGTGGGGGTTGAGTGGACAAAGCGTGCAAGACTTCACTCTCTATAGCGGCAAGCTAGGCACCGCTTTCGTTCTTTTTAGAAGCTATCAAGTAACCAACAATAAAAATGATCTCTTTCTTTGCTTACAAATTATTAAGGCCTGTGACTCTGCTTCTCTTGCTTCTAG GGATGTCACTTTCATATGTGGACGAGCTGGTGTTTCTGCTCTTGGGGCTGTTGCAGCAAATCATGCTAATGATGCAGCATTGCAGAATTACTATCTTAATCAATTTGGAGAG GTTAAGCTTTCAAAACATCATCCTAACGAGTTATTATATGGAAGAAGTGGCTACTTGTGGGCTTGTTTGTTCTTAAACAAACACATTGGCGAAGGCACTATCCCTCACACAACTATA CGTTCAGTTGTTGGTGAAATTATTAAGAATGGACGATCATTGGCCAAGAGAGGAGGCCCCCCGTTAATGTATGAGTGGTATGGCGAGAGATATTGGGGTGCTGCTCATGGATTAGCAGGcattatgcatgttttgatggATGTAGAGCTGAAACAGGACGAAGTTGAGGATGTCAAGGCCTCTCTTATGTATATGATCAAGAATCGCTTTCCCAGTGGAAACTACCCTGCTAGTGAAGAAGATCGCAAGAGGGATGTTCTTGTGCATTGGTGCCATGGAGCTCCCGGAATTGCCCTCACACTTGTCAAGGCAGCCAAG GTTTTTAGAGAGAGAGAATTTCTGCAAGCAGCTGTAGATGCAGCAGAGGTAGTATGGAACAGGGGGCTACTCAAGCGAATTGGTATTTGCCATGGCATCAGTGGTAATGCTTATGTGTTCCTTTCATTGTACCAAATGACAGGAAACATAGAGTTCTTATACAGGGCCAAAGCATTTGCCTGCTTTCTACTTGATAGAGGTCACAAACTTATATCAGCAGGAGAGATGCATGGAGGCGATAGCCCATACTCCCTGTTTGAAGGGAATGGAGGTATGGCCAATCTTTTCCTAGATATGATTGATCCTTCCGGAGCAAGATTCCCTGCTTATGAACTCTGA
- the LOC110630384 gene encoding epoxide hydrolase A, with the protein MPYSFHFISVFGRSAMEQIKHTHVQVRGLKLHVAEIGIGTKVVLFLHGFPEIWYTWRHQMVAVAEAGYRAIAIDFRGYGLSDQPPAPEEGTFMDLVHDVVALLDTLGISKVFVVGKDFGAVPVSMLAALHPDRVSASVTLGVPFLLPGPNAVQNHLMPKGFYITRWQELGRAEVDFGRLDVKTVVRNIYILFSGVEPPVAGDDQEIMDLVDPSTPLPPWFSEEDLAVYASLYEKSGFRYPLRVPYRSMGIDCGVTDPKVKCPALLIMGEKDYVLKFAGMEDYIRSGQVKQFVPELSILFLEEGCHFVHEQLPEKVNAILIEFLNKHSN; encoded by the exons ATGCCCTATTCCTTCCACTTCATCTCAGTCTTTGGAAGATCAGCCATGGAACAGATCAAGCACACTCATGTTCAAGTAAGAGGGCTAAAGCTACATGTGGCAGAAATTGGCATTG GTACTAAGGTGGTGTTGTTCCTTCATGGATTCCCAGAAATCTGGTACACATGGAGGCACCAGATGGTTGCAGTTGCAGAAGCTGGCTACAGAGCAATAGCTATTGATTTCAGGGGCTATGGACTCTCCGATCAGCCGCCTGCGCCGGAGGAAGGAACCTTTATGGATCTCGTTCATGATGTTGTTGCTCTTCTTGACACTCTTGGCATCAGTAAG GTTTTTGTAGTTGGGAAGGATTTTGGGGCTGTACCAGTGAGCATGCTAGCTGCTCTCCACCCCGACAGGGTGTCTGCGTCGGTTACACTTGGTGTCCCTTTCTTGCTTCCTGGTCCTAATGCTGTCCAAAATCATCTCATGCCAAAAGGTTTCTACATAACAAGGTGGCAG GAGCTAGGGAGAGCTGAAGTAGATTTCGGCCGGTTAGATGTCAAGACAGTGGTAAGAAACATCTACATTCTTTTCTCTGGGGTTGAGCCACCAGTTGCAGGAGATGATCAGGAGATCATGGACCTGGTTGATCCTTCTACTCCTTTACCACCTTGGTTTTCTGAGGAAGATCTAGCTGTTTATGCTTCTCTTTACGAGAAGTCCGGATTTCGATATCCTTTACGGGTTCCATACAG GagtatgggaatagattgtgggGTAACTGATCCAAAAGTAAAATGTCCAGCATTGTTGATTATGGGGGAGAAGGACTACGTCCTGAAATTTGCAGGTATGGAGGATTACATAAGAAGTGGACAAGTGAAGCAATTTGTGCCTGAATTGAGTATCTTATTCTTGGAAGAAGGATGCCATTTTGTTCATGAACAACTACCAGAGAAAGTGAATGCGATTCTCATCGAATTCCTCAACAAACATAGTAATTGA